From Zea mays cultivar B73 chromosome 3, Zm-B73-REFERENCE-NAM-5.0, whole genome shotgun sequence:
GTAGAGGATTTTGTGGATAATTTTACACAGGAGACTGATGCATAAAGAAAATTTTATGCAAGAGATACTTTCATGCCACTTTAAACTTTTGTGTAACATGTTTGATGCAGGACTTGAGAAGTAACAGCGGAGTGTTAAACCAGGCCATAAGTATTGGCTCAAAGCAGAGCGATACTGAGCGGCATGTCAGATTTGCCGAGCCTGCATACTCATTTGTTGGAGTGCACTGCATCTTTGACAACTGCAAAGCCTCAGGTTTTTTTATGGACCCATGGTCATGCCATGTGTTTCTTCTCTTTCAGCGATCAAGTATTTTTATCTGTTTGATTTGGTTAGTACTCATTATTGACTGATTTTATTCTTGGCAGTTACTATACTGAAATTTGGCCGTGCAAATTCTGATCTGCTTGCATATGGTGCGGCAGATGGCAGCTTGATGGTCTGCCAGGTTTCTGAGCCACCATCTGTTCTTCAAAAAATGATAGGGCATTCTAAAAATATCACAGGTTAGACCACACATAATTTTACTAGTAAAGCTATCTTGTATCTGCCTTCATTTGTTACAATGTAAGTCAACAAAGGATTGCTACATATTACCAAGATTTTCCTCCTATTTCAGGAAAAAATGCTAGTTTTGTTAAAATTGATTTCCCAGTATCAATAATACATATTATTCTGGTCATGAGGAAACCCATGTATTGCTGAGCATATTTTTTCTGGAACGCCGAGCATATAAGTTGGTTTACAGGAGTAATACTAATACATTTGCCAATTGAATGTGGATTTTGCCATAAATAgaaaaagtacaagatatggaacCTTTTCTATATATTTTTTCTCAAACTATGCAGGAGAACCACATGTCATttcactaagggggtgtttggtttctatagGCTAATTTTTAGTCCTTCCATTTTATgccattttagtccctaaattgctaAATACGGATAGTTTCAGTATTtggcaatttagggactaaatggaataaaatggagggacgaaaaattagtccctagaaaccaaagtaccaaacaccccctaagaagATAGAAATACAACGGAAAGAGGCGAAGTGCCTTTTCCAGACCCCAAAAAACACAGAGAATGCACAACACAACAGAAAAAAAAACGGCCACCGGCAGCCCCTCAGTTAAATAAGATTTTTAGTTGACCAGGGCAAGCGACCTCAAGAGCAACTCTTGGAGCACTAAGCCCCTAAAGCACCAGCAGAACACCATAGGCTGCTCTAATACACAATAGCCTGCAAGACAACTTCGAATCTCGGCCTTACTCCTTCAAAAACACAGGCATTCTGATGCTTCCAAAGTTCCCAAGCAACCAAGATAATTAGGGAATCAAAGCCTTTTTTGACTTCCTTAGAAGCCCCCTTTGCAGCACTAAACCACCAGCTAGAAAATATAGTTGCATCTGGGTTTGGCGCAAGGTTGGCCATGCTGAGTTTATGAAAAATCATGGTCCAGACTTGCCGTGAGAAAACACAAGAGATAAGCACATGCTGGATTGTTTCATCGCTTGGTCACAAAGCGGACATACAGCAGGATGAGGAAGTTCATGCTTGGTCAAAATAAATTAGAAATGATCAATTAAAACTTCTGTTTCCTATATTCCTTCGTTACTTTTTGTCTCGTGGTTTTCAATTTCTAACCACATTGCAGATTTTGATTTTTCATCTAATAACCAGTACATAGCTTCATGCTCTCTGGATAAAACTGTGCGAGTATGGGAAATCTCTAAAGGCACATGCATCAGGGTCGTGTATGGAGTTTCTTCCCAGCTATGTATCTGTTTTCATCCTGTAAGTTCTAACTTAGCACAATTTATAATTTGTTTCTATCCCTTTACTTGTTTCATTGGTGCTATCTCCCTATAACTCTGCTGCTACTATTTCTTTGTATGGGAACCGTTGTGAGTTCTCTTATGGACTGCTTTGTTGCAGGTGAACAATAATTTGCTTTTAGTTGGTAATGCAAACAAGGAAATCAATGTAAACTTCTTCGCCCTTTGTTCCTTTATTCCAAAAAATTATATACTGTTATTCTGTCTAATCTGTTGCTTGTGCCTCTTATCTAATATCCTTGAGTCAATAACAGAGGAAAACAAATTATCTGTCTTTTGCTATTTCTTTTGTTATTGATGATGTACGCCACTGTAATTGGTTAACAAAAATCATGTAAAATTGTGACCAGCACTTTTTCCTTGACCCCATTTGTTTTTCTCACTTTGTGATCCATTTATCTCTGTAAACTAGGCAATAAATTTTAGCACTGGGAGAGTAATCAGCAAACTTAACTTTGATGACGCGGTTACAGCTTTGGATATTGATCACACCGGGCAGTTTATTTTCGCTGGTGATGCACAGGTATCCAAtaattgaagttgtttaactattGACATGATATATGCTGTTTATATTTTTGAAATGGTTATTGAAACGCAGGGTTACATATATACTGTTAGTGTGAACTCACATACAGGGTCATTATCTAGAACTCACAAGAACAAAAGTAGTAAGAGCAAATCTCCTATTACAACCATCCAGTATCGGACCTTCTCTCTGATGGCACGCTGTCCAGTACTTCTTTCTTGTGCTCAAGATGGAAACCTTTCTTTTTTCAGGTGTGTTACCTTCATGATAGCCTATTATATGGTAGACTTCACATAACAATTTATATTTTTTGACATTTCAGCATCACGACAGATGCTAAGGGATACTTGACTCTTATATGCTCCCTAAAATTGGCCTCACGGGTGCAGACTATCCGTGCTTCGTTCTGTCCACTTCTTTCCCTTGAGAAAGGAGAGTTCATAGGTAAGTGGTAGTTAAAACTTAAAACTCGTTCCAATGTTTGAAGCTGTTAAATATATAAAATTCGAAGCTATTGGTGATCGTGGTGTCTTATTTCAGCAATTTTCCTGCAGCTAGCACTAGTGTTGGCACGCTTTATTCGCACAGCTTATTATCATATATGTTTTATTATTAGCACTTGTAAAGATCCATTGTAGTACACAGAGGTGCCATGACAATCACACGTGAAACTCGATTTTAAAGTTTTATGAACAAATGTAAACCAATATATTTAAAATGTCGAATTGGATTTACCAAAAAAAATGGATGTCTGAAAGATAGGTGTATTAGCGTTTGTGGGAATAAATATATCTTTTGTTCCATATTTTGCCTTCATGGCTTTTGGTTACACAGCTGGATTTTTCAAAAAGAAAAACATTGACATTACTTTATTCTGAACTTGAAGTAACTGGAAGCGAGGACGCAAATGTTTACTTCTATGATTTGGCACGCCCAAAGAATTCGTGTGTGAACAAACTACAGGTATGTGATATCCTTGCTCTATTTGCCACATCTTAACTTTTTTGTTGCACCATTAAGACACGTATGAGACCAGTCATCGTGTACTCCTGAAGGGACATGGTTCTCCAGTAATCGGAGTTGCCTGGAATCACGGGGAGAATTTTCTGGCCTCATCTGATTCAGATGGCACAGTTATCGTATGGAAGCGATCGAAAACGAGTTAGAGCGATTCCATGCCATGAAGGATGTTTTTATAGAGCAAAAGGTAGATGTTGTTTGATGATTCCAACAAAGGCTTTTTTTTTGTTGTACATTGGACCTCCATGGGCATTGTTTGTAACATAACTACACAAGGCATGGGCAAAGATCAACCGGCCTTGATTGTATTTACGGTAGTATAGGTCTCCGTGTATGTAGAGTGTAAAGCATTTGTGGCGATATATCCTGTGTCATTCGTTTTAGGATTGTATCTTTGTTTCATTCATGATTTTTGCCCTCCAAATATGCTGAACTTGGACATGATTAACAGGAACTCTGGTACGTACTGATTCTCTACTGCTAATCTGCTATGACAAATAGTCACAACGTGTACACGAAGAATGCAAATGCAGACGGCCCGATTACCTCCACGATGCGCACGCCGTAGTCGTTGCACCGCATGTACACAGCCGCCCCACCACTGCGGTGCGGCGTCCGTTGCTGGCTGCTTGACCGCTGGAGTTCGGGCGGGATTTTCCTATTTCCATCAGCTTAGTCATCGATATTTCTATTTTAAACTTAATTCTACAAACTATGTAATTACGATACAAAATAGTGTTTTTATTTTAAACTTTACTATATAAACAGTATAATCTATAGTATAAAACAATACTTGATCTAAAAACTGTGTAATCTACGCAAAAATAGTATTTTTATTTTAAATTTTACtctataagggctagtttggcatcCCCATTTTTCCATGGGATTTCCAATTTTCCaagagaaaatgaactaatttcccttgggaaaatgaaaaACCCTTGGGAAAatgaggttcccaaactagccctaaacaaTATAATTTATAGTACAAAATAATACTTTAGATAGTCATACATATCCTACATTAGTCTTTTTGGATCAATAAAAAAAAGAAACTAGGGTCGAATCCTCCCTTCGGGAATTCTTGCCTCGCTCGGCTCTCAGCAGCAGCAAACAGCCTCGTTGGTCTTCCACTCCTCCCTACGGTCTGCCGCCTCTCCCTGCGTCCGGCGGCGCCGCCCTCCTTTTCTGCTGATGACGGAACTGCATGCTCGCCTCTGAGAGAACGTCGTACGTTCATTCTCCAAGGGATTGATTACTCGTTTCAGGTGTTTGATTTAATTTCTACTATTATTATAGAAGGATATTAAAATCCAACTTTATTTCTTTGTATAAGGCTTCATGGACCTCCTGGCTTATGAAGAGCCTGAAATGCTGAGAAGTCACCTATGTTTCATCTACAAAGCCCAGAGCATAGGCAGCATGTTGCAGATAGCTTGAATCGAGGTGTCCTTGATATGCTACAGATACGATGTTTAGCTCCTACCATTATAAGCTTTATTTCCCAGAATATGATTAAGATCTTCCTCTATGATTAACAATAGTGCATGCTAATCTTCCGACACATTCATTGTTGGAGAGTGGTACATCAAGCAACTGTGGTTAGACAATACCTACAACAAGAAGTTGGCAAGGTAATAACATCACTAAGTACTTGTTGTTGGCAAATGATTTGGTATCATATCTTGTTAATTTCACTCGTAGTTTGTGGCTTTGCGCTCATTGTGTAATGTCCTCTggcgatgcaatatgatgttcaaTGAGAAGGCTGCTTGTGTATATTTTGTTCTCAGAAGTTCTTTCCGCTCACCAGTCCACTTGAATTCAGATTTTAGATTGGTATTCTACATCTCGCTGCATACACAAGCAGGATTTTTACATTTGGAAATCTTCGAGCGGGATTCCTACACCATTTATTTGAAGGCCTTTCTGAAAGTAAAAGCCCAAATGGTCAATTCTTcagaaagggtaccacctctccgGGCtattaggctgtctccagcagctACCCTATCATATCCTCTAattcaaacttcactctacaTATAGTGTAACCTACAGTATAAATCTCCTGTTTTACACGATCTATTACAGACATCTTTAGACACATGTAGCCTTATGGAGTATGTTTATACAATTCACATAAACGTGTTCTTGACACCACATATAGTTACAATGGTGTGGTACTTTGAAAGGAGGATGTTGTATGTGGTCTGATTTCTTGATTTACGTTTGTTTTACGTGTTTTACGTGTCTCTGCCTTAGACATGGAAAAAACTTGTACGTATGACTGTGTTCTGTTGCAATGGTGTGGTACTTGGACGTCCTCTGTACACATCCTTTGTATCTCTCTTTTACGGTTTTCTCTAAAAGATTCCCTCCTCTATATCTCATTTTTATACCTCTATACATACTAGTCAAATGCATGTGTATTGCCACGATATTTTATATATCACATGATTAgactttgttttaataaaacacaaAAATAAATCTTTgaatccacacttatattcagttttatttttttatAAAATGGGAAGGGGAATAGTGACGCAAGACAACCGTGAAACTATGGAAACAGATGCTTTATATAGTAGATAAATAATTATATTGAAGATATATTTAATTTTAAATTTTCGTACTTACATATTTGTCATATTCTCAAATATTTTATACATATTTAATTTTGATTAGTCTGTTTTTTAAAGTATTAAAATGAATAAAGGAGGGGAGAGGGGATTTTTATATTTAGATGACAAAGGTACGTCTTGTGTGTTTAGAGAGCATGCTGCTAGAGTATAGGAAAAGacaagtcggttgcccgtgcattgcgacggcttacaacaatacccacgtaaactatccatcaaaaaaatttcaaaattttttattgattgtctctgctctctatataatatattttttgatttggctaactgatgttattgtttactccatgcaaatatgtcttggtacaacacgaccaatgaaatgagcgattagaagagagttcacaatgattgactgaatgaacagagattataaaatgacataattccatcatacagagaccaaataagagaaagtttgtgagatcaagtttctaaaataagtcccatgaagtcaaacttataaaaaagatatatcaaaatatggagtgattgctaaagtcaggcatcaataaaaactggatgcgctccataaaaattatgctacttcgtagcaattactaatgtttaaaaccaacaaataacgtttcattttgctgttagtgtgacaaatcattgctgctccatccaattcagcaacctcaaacaccatgtagttcattgcgccaatgtggtctcagaaacgacctaatgcttacaagagccaagaacgtcgtgtcgtgcttgggctgtagcctcggcccgtagtgctggcccgggccgacacgattattttttatttaaaaaaacgtatatacctatatacaatttatatttaatattaaaaacatcttagcgtgatgttctactggttagacagtttcactCATTGTCTCCCGCTCTTCTTCCATCAaggcatgggttcgaaccccacctcctgcaccgttttttaacattttacgtggCCCGCatgcatctagcccgtgtcgggtgtgtcgttacgctgatttaattaaatggatcgacgggctaacgggctgggcCGACACAGTTAGCAAtccggcatgacgtgcctgtgcTATAGTTGTAGCCCGCGTGCATctgcatctagcccgtgtcgggcgtcgtttgacatctatagatgtgcaacggattaatttgaaatagttgtgagaggttatttgtaaaaaaaaatgacgcatgacgaccgttgaaaccgATGCTTTAATTATAGTATAGAAATCTTCCTTAAATTTAGAGAGGAGCCTTGACAGGCTCTTGTTCCCAAGTCCCGTGGTCTGATGTCAAACCAAAGGCTGTGGAGTTGCTGTTGTGCGTCGGTGGCTTGGTGAGTGATCTGGGTTGTCTGGTTTGGAGGACTGACTAGCGCTGTCGGTGTCTAAACCTGTCAAAGTCTCTGAACTGATAGATACATTGAACACGGTTCGTAAAACAGATTTTGCGCCATCTCATCCCGGGTGGGTTCCGAGGTGCGCGTGCGCGTGCGGGTCCGTCCGTCACTAGACATCGAGTGCGCCATCGTTACGGGTGCTCTGTATTCAGATTTCAGACAGACCAGCACAGCACACAACATGAGATGTTTGCTATCAGATTCAGAGCTGCTTGCTTCTGATCTTTTCGTGTTCTGTATCCACCACCATGGTCACGGCGCCGATCTGCTGGCTGGGACAGCAGCTGCATGCCCACTAGGCACGAGCGCATATCTCTCATCGCGCGCCGGGAGAATCGAATCAAGCAAACCCCAAATCACAGTAAGCTCGCATGCAGCCCAGCCTCATGCTGGTCGGCGGATGTGAGGGCCTCAGGATCTCTCAAGTGGCACGCGCCAAGTTGGGTTGCACAGCGCAGCGTGCGGGCCTCCAACAGCGATAGACTGGAGACCGGGGAACAAGAGCGTGTGTGTACTCGCCGAGGTGGATCATTGTTAGGTATTCGGGCGATCGCTTTTGCTTTTGTTGCTCCCCGAACAGGATCGGCGGCAACGACACATGGCCGAGGCTGACGACGCTGTGTTCCTGCCCGCCGCTGCTCGCAGTCTCAGTCTCAGCACAGTGCACAGCGCACATCGGCACATGCATGCGCACCCACGAACTGGCGATCGGAGCCTATCGTCTTGGGCTGCCTTTCTTTGCGCGCCGCCACGCCTGCCAATCGCGAACTCGGCGCGTGCGCAAGCGTGACGGCACGAGATCGGCCGGCCGATCTCGCCTTCAGTTCTGCTCTTGTAGAGAGAAagcgaagggggggggggggggggggggtgcttaAAATAAGTGCGCGTTCCCTGATGCTGGTTGCTGGCTGCGGCCATCGCGGTTTCGCCTGCTGCCAGCCAACATGCTCGTGCCATCTCCAATCCTCCAAATCAGATCTTTATTTTGGTAAACTTCAATCCCATGCATGACTGCTTGCCAGGCCTGTGACGAGTTTGCATGGaactagggctggaaaaaaaaAGCTCGACGAAGGACTAGGGCTGAAACAAGAGCAGAACTAGGCCTGTGACGAGCTCGTCGAAGGAGCTAGCCTTCATGCTCACGAACCGGCTCTCGAGATATGCCAAACTAATTAATTTATAAAATAACAATGGATATAAGACAATTCTATACATAATAAAATCATTTATTAGCATTTGATAATAAATTTATAACATTTCATAGTTTAGATTACCGGTAATTTTATATtctatatttatatatttttaattattttataatgtaataatatttattagattgtgGCTCACAAACTGAACCGAGCTCAGTCAGCCACCCAGTCGTGACCGGAACAACCCGAGCCTGCACCGAGCCTGCCCGCCAATAGCGAGCTCGGGGTGTGCGCAAGCATGACAGCACGAAATCGGCCTGCCGATCTCGCAGTTCTGCTCTTGTAGAGGGAAAGCGAAGAGGGCCCGGAACGAGCGCCGCAGGACGCGTGCATAAAATATGTGCGTGTTGCCTGGGTCCGTGTCCGTTGCCAGATGCTGGCTGCTGCCATCGGTCTCGCCGACTAAAAGCCAGTACACTGCTATCCGAAGTCACTGGTGGTGTAAGTAGGTAACGTATTTTTTTGCTCATCGACGTGGACGAGGACGACAACTGTCCCATGGGAAAATGCCTCCCCATCCTTGTCCTTGTGGTTGTGGGGATCCCTACAAACTCATACGTTGGATCGTTGCTTCAACTCATCTTTCACGGTGATGCATGTATATAGTGGTAAGGATACATAATCTTTTACTTGCAAGTTTCCTAGAGAATGTGGTAGAGGTGTCTAACACCTTTTTCCTTACAAAACCAGCTAAGTTTGGTAGGCCGATTAAAATTTGCAAGCTTTCGTGTTGGCTGGATATGGCCAACAAAAGTTGGCTAATTTGCACGGATCACCTACGGAAAATTTGCTAATTTCCGTTGTTTAGTATATAAGAATTAAATACCGATGAAAATGAGTAAACGCACATTTTTCGCTAATTTCCGTTGTTTACATGGATCATCTAGCTAATTTACATAGCTATATTTAATGGTAAACGCACATTTTTTTTGTAGACCTTTTACCGGTTAAAATTAGGAACGGACTTTTGAGGTGGCAGTGGCACGGACAATATGGATAGGTATAAATCCAGGCATCCAGCAGCCGTGATCTCTATCGGAAACCGTGCAGGCCCCGGGAACGGGCAAAGCTGACACAAGGTAGTAGTAGGATAGGACTTGTCCGCGCACTCACTGCATTCAACTTGTGTGGAGTGGAGCGTCGGGGTGATCTCGCGCATGTTCTCATCTCACGCCCGCAAATCGACACATGCATGTATCCATCTCACTCAGCGAATGCACGCCGTTCCACAATCCACACTGTCTTTCCAGAGAGAAAGGACTGGGATTATTGAGTTGGTTCCCGTCCACTGGATAGACGTATAGACACGCACCGCGCTATACATCTACTAGAGATAGACAAGACAAGAAGTTGATGCGAGTCCATCTCCATCGCTGCATATCTTGGTGCTCCATCGATCGATCGCCGCTAACGGGTGGCCCTGGACGGTTACACGCCCTTCCGCCTTTCTGGCTTTGGAGTTTGATCGCCGGCCGGTCTCAGTACGTGTCGGCAGTACGCATATGCGCGCGCGCATGCATGCAATGCAACAGCAGCTTTGGCTTTTGCAAATCCCGGGTGTGGCACGGCATCAGCACTTCAGCAGCATATGTGACGATCGAGATCCTGCCGATACGGGGGGGTCCAAATCTTGGTCGAAAAGCTCTTTTTGCGGATTTGGTTCGTTTCGGTCGACATGCAGTGCAGGTCATGGACATGCATGACCGTCAGTACGAGTACGAGTGGTATACGCGCGCATGCAGCAACAGGCGGCGGCAAgcatgtactccctccgtttctttttatttgtcgctggatagtgtgcactatccagcgacaaataaaaagaaacggagagaGTATGCAGCACACGATGCGCCATGCGTGGCGGTTGACGAAAGCAGCAGCACGGGTGCTGGGAGCTCCTTGGCACCGTGGCCGCGCGCCTGCATGCCTTATCGGCATCGTCGTGGAGCCCGCCGCTGCTGCTGGGCGCGGTGGCAAGGCTAATCGATCGGATCCCGCTGCCTGCGCTGCTCTCCCCGTCCCCGATCAACCTGAACCGGCCGAGCGCGATGCCGGCGGGACGTCACATGATATGCATGCATGCACTACTTGAGCCGGGCCACGGCGGCACGAGCTCCAACAACAGAACACTTTGACCACCTTTTTTATCTACAACCGGAGGGACCTAGGAAGAGACTACTGTAATAAATAAAACAAAACTGTTTTTTACATCATGGGCCAATTCAGCAATCTTGTCTCGGCCCATTAGGCATTAACCATCGGTATCACGTTTACATTACCGATCAACAGCACTACAGCCGCACCAGCACACGCCCTAAACCCCGCGGGTGCAGTGGTAGTGGTACGACACGTGTC
This genomic window contains:
- the LOC100192985 gene encoding uncharacterized protein LOC100192985; its protein translation is MAAADSATASSSSPPECPAAPSIPTDPDFLSCVLQPPTSSSSRPDADYATLRRLLLRRKPPSALQHRMEWRCNDNGYVAYRNFLLRRIDGGSAQSTPSNSGRWAPSPVHAILSEADSWNYMRDLRSNSGVLNQAISIGSKQSDTERHVRFAEPAYSFVGVHCIFDNCKASVTILKFGRANSDLLAYGAADGSLMVCQVSEPPSVLQKMIGHSKNITDFDFSSNNQYIASCSLDKTVRVWEISKGTCIRVVYGVSSQLCICFHPVNNNLLLVGNANKEINAINFSTGRVISKLNFDDAVTALDIDHTGQFIFAGDAQGYIYTVSVNSHTGSLSRTHKNKSSKSKSPITTIQYRTFSLMARCPVLLSCAQDGNLSFFSITTDAKGYLTLICSLKLASRVQTIRASFCPLLSLEKGEFIVTGSEDANVYFYDLARPKNSCVNKLQGHGSPVIGVAWNHGENFLASSDSDGTVIVWKRSKTS